The following proteins are co-located in the Podarcis raffonei isolate rPodRaf1 chromosome 5, rPodRaf1.pri, whole genome shotgun sequence genome:
- the ACAP2 gene encoding arf-GAP with coiled-coil, ANK repeat and PH domain-containing protein 2 isoform X4, with protein sequence MRVAVDFEECLKDSPRFRAALEDVEGDVTELEQKLDKLVKLCIAMIDTGKAFCLANKQFIHGIQDLAQYSSKDALVETSLTKFSDSLQEMINYHTILFDQTQRSIKAQLQTFVKEDIRKFKDAKKQFEKVSEEKENALAKNAQVPRTKQHEVEEATNILTATRKCFRHIALDYVLQINVLQSKRRSEILKSMLSFMYAHLAFFHQGYDLFSELGPYMKDLGAQLERLAVDAVREKKEMEHKHSTIQQKDFASDDPMLEYNVDAASGVVMEGYLFKRASNAFKTWNRRWFSIQNNQLVYQKKFKDNPTVVVEDLRLCTVKHCEDIERRFCFEVVSPTKSCILQADSEKLRQAWIKAVQASIATAYREKGDSTEVEGKPSPSRGSPETGAEPKEKLLKGESSLQRVQSIPGNAVCCDCGLADPRWASINLGITLCIECSGIHRSLGVHFSKVRSLTLDSWEPELLKLMCELGNEIINRVYEANVEKMGVKKPQPGSQRQEREEYIRAKYVEKRFVERCPAVSAASGGKPRPRSQGPQRHSGSPEGRAEEEEAPPTAKEQMAAAAALRVRSNDSGFQHSREQLASAVSASTLYEPEAERPEAAASRDARPDVPGLQLYLASFQKSLPGMAEALAHGADVNWVNAAEGRSTPLIQAVLGGSLVTCEFLLQNGANVNLRDAKGRGPLHHATVLGHTGQVCLFLKRGANQHATDEEGKDPLSVAIEAANADIVTLLRLARMNEEMRESEGLYGQPGDETYQDIFRDFSQMASNNPEKLNRFHPSDVQKP encoded by the exons ATGAGGGTGGCCGTGGACTTCGAGGAGTGCCTCAAGGACTCGCCCCGCTTCAG GGCTGCTTTGGAAGATGTGGAAGGAGATGTAACAGAGCTAGAGCAGAAGCTGGACAAG TTAGTGAAGCTTTGCATTGCGATGATCGACACGgggaaggccttctgcctggcaaACAAGCAGTTCATCCATGGCATTCAGGACCTGGCTCAGTATTCCAGCAAGGATGCCCTCGTGGAG acCAGCTTGACGAAGTTCTCCGACAGCCTCCAAGAGATGATCAATTACCACACT ATCCTGTTTGACCAAACACAAAGATCAATTAAAGCGCAGCTTCAGACGTTCGTCAAAGA AGATATCAGAAAGTTCAAAGATGCCAAGAAGCAGTTTGAGAAAGTCAGCGAAGAGAAGGAGAATGCCCTGGCCAAGAACGCCCAGGTCCCACGGACCAAGCAGCACGAGGTGGAAGAGGCCACCAACATCCTGACGGCCACCAGGAAGTGCTTCCGTCACATCGCTCTCGACTACGTCCTGCAG ATTAACGTTCTTCAGTCAAAGAGGAGATCAGAGATCCTAAAATCG ATGCTGTCCTTCATGTATGCCCACCTGGCCTTTTTCCATCAAGGCTACGACCTTTTCAGTGAACTTGGACCCTACATGAAAGACCTTGGAGCTCAG CTTGAGAGGCTGGCTGTAGATGCtgtgagggagaagaaggagatgGAGCACAAACACTCCACCATTCAGCAAAAG GACTTTGCCAGCGATGACCCTATGCTAGAGTACAATGTGGATGCCGCCAGTGGCGTCGTCATGGAAGGCTACCTCTTCAAGCGAGCCAGCAATGCCTTCAAGACCTGGAACAG GCGCTGGTTCTCCATCCAGAACAATCAGCTGGTCTACCAGAAGAAATTTAAG GATAACCCCACGGTGGTCGTGGAAGACCTTCGGCTCTGCACAGTCAAGCACTGCGAAGACATTGAGAGGCGCTTCTGCTTTGAGGTCGTCTCCCCAACCAA GAGCTGCATCCTTCAGGCAGACTCGGAGAAGCTGCGGCAAGCGTGGATTAAGGCGGTGCAGGCCAGCATTGCCACGGCCTACAGGGAGAAAGGGGACAGCACAGAG GTGGAGGGGAAGCCGTCCCCTTCCAGGGGGAGCCCGGAAACGGGCGCGGAACCCAAAGAAAAGCTGCTGAAAGGAGAGAGCTCTCTCCAGAGGGTGCAGAGCATTCCCGGCAATGCTGTCTGCTGCGACTGCGGCCTGGCAGACCCCCGGTGGGCCAGCATCAACCTGGGCATCACGCTGTGCATTGAGTGCTCTGGCATCCACAG GAGCCTGGGTGTCCATTTCTCCAAAGTTCGCTCCTTGACGCTTGACTCCTGGGAGCCAGAGCTGCTCAAG CTGATGTGTGAATTGGGAAATGAGATCATCAACAGGGTATATGAAGCAAACGTGGAGAAGATGGGCGTCAAGAAGCCTCAGCCTGGAAGCCAGAG GCAGGAGAGGGAGGAGTACATCCGCGCCAAGTACGTGGAGAAGAGGTTTGTGGAGAGGTGTCCTGCTGTCTCTGCTGCCTCCGGAGGGAAACCTCGCCCTCGGAGCCAGGGGCCTCAAAGGCACAGCGGCAGCCCGGAGGGGAGAGCCGAGGAAGAGGAGGCCCCCCCAACAGCCAAGGAGCAAATGGCGGCAGCGGCAGCTCTGAGAG TGCGCAGCAACGACAGCGGCTTCCAGCACAGCAGGGAGCAGCTGGCCTCTGCCGTCTCAGCCAGCACCTTGTATGAGCCAG agGCTGAAAGGCCTGAGGCTGCTGCTTCCCGAGACGCCCGTCCAGATGTTCCGGGGCTGCAGCTGTACTTGGCCTCCTTCCAGAAGAGCCTTCCTGGCATGGCCGAGGCGCTGGCACACGGGGCGGACGTCAACTGGGTCAATGCAGCAGAGGGCAGGTCCACGCCGCTGATCCAGGCCGTCCTGGGG GGCTCCTTGGTCACTTGTGAATTCCTGCTCCAGAACGGGGCCAACGTGAACCTCCGGGACGCCAAGGGCAGGGGCCCCCTCCACCATGCCACCGTCTTGGGGCACACCGG gCAGGTGTGTTTGTTCCTGAAACGGGGCGCCAACCAACATGCCACGGACGAGGAAGGGAAGGACCCCCTGAGTGTGGCCATTGAAGCTGCCAACGCGGATATAGTGACGCT GCTGCGCTTAGCGAGGATGAACGAGGAGATGCGGGAATCCGAGGGACTCTACGGCCAGCCAG GAGATGAAACCTACCAGGACATCTTTCGAGACTTCTCACAAATGGCGTCCAATAACCCGGAGAAGCTAAACCGCTTTCATCCGTCAGATGTGCAGAAGCCCTGA
- the ACAP2 gene encoding arf-GAP with coiled-coil, ANK repeat and PH domain-containing protein 2 isoform X2, giving the protein MRVAVDFEECLKDSPRFRAALEDVEGDVTELEQKLDKLVKLCIAMIDTGKAFCLANKQFIHGIQDLAQYSSKDALVETSLTKFSDSLQEMINYHTILFDQTQRSIKAQLQTFVKEDIRKFKDAKKQFEKVSEEKENALAKNAQVPRTKQHEVEEATNILTATRKCFRHIALDYVLQINVLQSKRRSEILKSMLSFMYAHLAFFHQGYDLFSELGPYMKDLGAQLERLAVDAVREKKEMEHKHSTIQQKDFASDDPMLEYNVDAASGVVMEGYLFKRASNAFKTWNRRWFSIQNNQLVYQKKFKDNPTVVVEDLRLCTVKHCEDIERRFCFEVVSPTKSCILQADSEKLRQAWIKAVQASIATAYREKGDSTEVEGKPSPSRGSPETGAEPKEKLLKGESSLQRVQSIPGNAVCCDCGLADPRWASINLGITLCIECSGIHRSLGVHFSKVRSLTLDSWEPELLKLMCELGNEIINRVYEANVEKMGVKKPQPGSQRQEREEYIRAKYVEKRFVERCPAVSAASGGKPRPRSQGPQRHSGSPEGRAEEEEAPPTAKEQMAAAAALRGVGVSSDEVRRESLFCPDELDSLFSYFDTASKLRSMRSNDSGFQHSREQLASAVSASTLYEPEAERPEAAASRDARPDVPGLQLYLASFQKSLPGMAEALAHGADVNWVNAAEGRSTPLIQAVLGGSLVTCEFLLQNGANVNLRDAKGRGPLHHATVLGHTGQVCLFLKRGANQHATDEEGKDPLSVAIEAANADIVTLLRLARMNEEMRESEGLYGQPGDETYQDIFRDFSQMASNNPEKLNRFHPSDVQKP; this is encoded by the exons ATGAGGGTGGCCGTGGACTTCGAGGAGTGCCTCAAGGACTCGCCCCGCTTCAG GGCTGCTTTGGAAGATGTGGAAGGAGATGTAACAGAGCTAGAGCAGAAGCTGGACAAG TTAGTGAAGCTTTGCATTGCGATGATCGACACGgggaaggccttctgcctggcaaACAAGCAGTTCATCCATGGCATTCAGGACCTGGCTCAGTATTCCAGCAAGGATGCCCTCGTGGAG acCAGCTTGACGAAGTTCTCCGACAGCCTCCAAGAGATGATCAATTACCACACT ATCCTGTTTGACCAAACACAAAGATCAATTAAAGCGCAGCTTCAGACGTTCGTCAAAGA AGATATCAGAAAGTTCAAAGATGCCAAGAAGCAGTTTGAGAAAGTCAGCGAAGAGAAGGAGAATGCCCTGGCCAAGAACGCCCAGGTCCCACGGACCAAGCAGCACGAGGTGGAAGAGGCCACCAACATCCTGACGGCCACCAGGAAGTGCTTCCGTCACATCGCTCTCGACTACGTCCTGCAG ATTAACGTTCTTCAGTCAAAGAGGAGATCAGAGATCCTAAAATCG ATGCTGTCCTTCATGTATGCCCACCTGGCCTTTTTCCATCAAGGCTACGACCTTTTCAGTGAACTTGGACCCTACATGAAAGACCTTGGAGCTCAG CTTGAGAGGCTGGCTGTAGATGCtgtgagggagaagaaggagatgGAGCACAAACACTCCACCATTCAGCAAAAG GACTTTGCCAGCGATGACCCTATGCTAGAGTACAATGTGGATGCCGCCAGTGGCGTCGTCATGGAAGGCTACCTCTTCAAGCGAGCCAGCAATGCCTTCAAGACCTGGAACAG GCGCTGGTTCTCCATCCAGAACAATCAGCTGGTCTACCAGAAGAAATTTAAG GATAACCCCACGGTGGTCGTGGAAGACCTTCGGCTCTGCACAGTCAAGCACTGCGAAGACATTGAGAGGCGCTTCTGCTTTGAGGTCGTCTCCCCAACCAA GAGCTGCATCCTTCAGGCAGACTCGGAGAAGCTGCGGCAAGCGTGGATTAAGGCGGTGCAGGCCAGCATTGCCACGGCCTACAGGGAGAAAGGGGACAGCACAGAG GTGGAGGGGAAGCCGTCCCCTTCCAGGGGGAGCCCGGAAACGGGCGCGGAACCCAAAGAAAAGCTGCTGAAAGGAGAGAGCTCTCTCCAGAGGGTGCAGAGCATTCCCGGCAATGCTGTCTGCTGCGACTGCGGCCTGGCAGACCCCCGGTGGGCCAGCATCAACCTGGGCATCACGCTGTGCATTGAGTGCTCTGGCATCCACAG GAGCCTGGGTGTCCATTTCTCCAAAGTTCGCTCCTTGACGCTTGACTCCTGGGAGCCAGAGCTGCTCAAG CTGATGTGTGAATTGGGAAATGAGATCATCAACAGGGTATATGAAGCAAACGTGGAGAAGATGGGCGTCAAGAAGCCTCAGCCTGGAAGCCAGAG GCAGGAGAGGGAGGAGTACATCCGCGCCAAGTACGTGGAGAAGAGGTTTGTGGAGAGGTGTCCTGCTGTCTCTGCTGCCTCCGGAGGGAAACCTCGCCCTCGGAGCCAGGGGCCTCAAAGGCACAGCGGCAGCCCGGAGGGGAGAGCCGAGGAAGAGGAGGCCCCCCCAACAGCCAAGGAGCAAATGGCGGCAGCGGCAGCTCTGAGAG GGGTTGGTGTCAGTAGCGACGAGGTGAGGCGGGAATCCCTGTTCTGCCCCGATGAGCTAGATTCACTCTTCTCCTACTTTGATACTGCCTCAAAGCTGCGGAGTA TGCGCAGCAACGACAGCGGCTTCCAGCACAGCAGGGAGCAGCTGGCCTCTGCCGTCTCAGCCAGCACCTTGTATGAGCCAG agGCTGAAAGGCCTGAGGCTGCTGCTTCCCGAGACGCCCGTCCAGATGTTCCGGGGCTGCAGCTGTACTTGGCCTCCTTCCAGAAGAGCCTTCCTGGCATGGCCGAGGCGCTGGCACACGGGGCGGACGTCAACTGGGTCAATGCAGCAGAGGGCAGGTCCACGCCGCTGATCCAGGCCGTCCTGGGG GGCTCCTTGGTCACTTGTGAATTCCTGCTCCAGAACGGGGCCAACGTGAACCTCCGGGACGCCAAGGGCAGGGGCCCCCTCCACCATGCCACCGTCTTGGGGCACACCGG gCAGGTGTGTTTGTTCCTGAAACGGGGCGCCAACCAACATGCCACGGACGAGGAAGGGAAGGACCCCCTGAGTGTGGCCATTGAAGCTGCCAACGCGGATATAGTGACGCT GCTGCGCTTAGCGAGGATGAACGAGGAGATGCGGGAATCCGAGGGACTCTACGGCCAGCCAG GAGATGAAACCTACCAGGACATCTTTCGAGACTTCTCACAAATGGCGTCCAATAACCCGGAGAAGCTAAACCGCTTTCATCCGTCAGATGTGCAGAAGCCCTGA
- the ACAP2 gene encoding arf-GAP with coiled-coil, ANK repeat and PH domain-containing protein 2 isoform X3, translating to MRVAVDFEECLKDSPRFRAALEDVEGDVTELEQKLDKLVKLCIAMIDTGKAFCLANKQFIHGIQDLAQYSSKDALVETSLTKFSDSLQEMINYHTILFDQTQRSIKAQLQTFVKEDIRKFKDAKKQFEKVSEEKENALAKNAQVPRTKQHEVEEATNILTATRKCFRHIALDYVLQINVLQSKRRSEILKSMLSFMYAHLAFFHQGYDLFSELGPYMKDLGAQLERLAVDAVREKKEMEHKHSTIQQKDFASDDPMLEYNVDAASGVVMEGYLFKRASNAFKTWNRKKPDGIRRWFSIQNNQLVYQKKFKDNPTVVVEDLRLCTVKHCEDIERRFCFEVVSPTKSCILQADSEKLRQAWIKAVQASIATAYREKGDSTEVEGKPSPSRGSPETGAEPKEKLLKGESSLQRVQSIPGNAVCCDCGLADPRWASINLGITLCIECSGIHRSLGVHFSKVRSLTLDSWEPELLKLMCELGNEIINRVYEANVEKMGVKKPQPGSQRQEREEYIRAKYVEKRFVERCPAVSAASGGKPRPRSQGPQRHSGSPEGRAEEEEAPPTAKEQMAAAAALRVRSNDSGFQHSREQLASAVSASTLYEPEAERPEAAASRDARPDVPGLQLYLASFQKSLPGMAEALAHGADVNWVNAAEGRSTPLIQAVLGGSLVTCEFLLQNGANVNLRDAKGRGPLHHATVLGHTGQVCLFLKRGANQHATDEEGKDPLSVAIEAANADIVTLLRLARMNEEMRESEGLYGQPGDETYQDIFRDFSQMASNNPEKLNRFHPSDVQKP from the exons ATGAGGGTGGCCGTGGACTTCGAGGAGTGCCTCAAGGACTCGCCCCGCTTCAG GGCTGCTTTGGAAGATGTGGAAGGAGATGTAACAGAGCTAGAGCAGAAGCTGGACAAG TTAGTGAAGCTTTGCATTGCGATGATCGACACGgggaaggccttctgcctggcaaACAAGCAGTTCATCCATGGCATTCAGGACCTGGCTCAGTATTCCAGCAAGGATGCCCTCGTGGAG acCAGCTTGACGAAGTTCTCCGACAGCCTCCAAGAGATGATCAATTACCACACT ATCCTGTTTGACCAAACACAAAGATCAATTAAAGCGCAGCTTCAGACGTTCGTCAAAGA AGATATCAGAAAGTTCAAAGATGCCAAGAAGCAGTTTGAGAAAGTCAGCGAAGAGAAGGAGAATGCCCTGGCCAAGAACGCCCAGGTCCCACGGACCAAGCAGCACGAGGTGGAAGAGGCCACCAACATCCTGACGGCCACCAGGAAGTGCTTCCGTCACATCGCTCTCGACTACGTCCTGCAG ATTAACGTTCTTCAGTCAAAGAGGAGATCAGAGATCCTAAAATCG ATGCTGTCCTTCATGTATGCCCACCTGGCCTTTTTCCATCAAGGCTACGACCTTTTCAGTGAACTTGGACCCTACATGAAAGACCTTGGAGCTCAG CTTGAGAGGCTGGCTGTAGATGCtgtgagggagaagaaggagatgGAGCACAAACACTCCACCATTCAGCAAAAG GACTTTGCCAGCGATGACCCTATGCTAGAGTACAATGTGGATGCCGCCAGTGGCGTCGTCATGGAAGGCTACCTCTTCAAGCGAGCCAGCAATGCCTTCAAGACCTGGAACAG GAAAAAGCCCGATGGCATCAG GCGCTGGTTCTCCATCCAGAACAATCAGCTGGTCTACCAGAAGAAATTTAAG GATAACCCCACGGTGGTCGTGGAAGACCTTCGGCTCTGCACAGTCAAGCACTGCGAAGACATTGAGAGGCGCTTCTGCTTTGAGGTCGTCTCCCCAACCAA GAGCTGCATCCTTCAGGCAGACTCGGAGAAGCTGCGGCAAGCGTGGATTAAGGCGGTGCAGGCCAGCATTGCCACGGCCTACAGGGAGAAAGGGGACAGCACAGAG GTGGAGGGGAAGCCGTCCCCTTCCAGGGGGAGCCCGGAAACGGGCGCGGAACCCAAAGAAAAGCTGCTGAAAGGAGAGAGCTCTCTCCAGAGGGTGCAGAGCATTCCCGGCAATGCTGTCTGCTGCGACTGCGGCCTGGCAGACCCCCGGTGGGCCAGCATCAACCTGGGCATCACGCTGTGCATTGAGTGCTCTGGCATCCACAG GAGCCTGGGTGTCCATTTCTCCAAAGTTCGCTCCTTGACGCTTGACTCCTGGGAGCCAGAGCTGCTCAAG CTGATGTGTGAATTGGGAAATGAGATCATCAACAGGGTATATGAAGCAAACGTGGAGAAGATGGGCGTCAAGAAGCCTCAGCCTGGAAGCCAGAG GCAGGAGAGGGAGGAGTACATCCGCGCCAAGTACGTGGAGAAGAGGTTTGTGGAGAGGTGTCCTGCTGTCTCTGCTGCCTCCGGAGGGAAACCTCGCCCTCGGAGCCAGGGGCCTCAAAGGCACAGCGGCAGCCCGGAGGGGAGAGCCGAGGAAGAGGAGGCCCCCCCAACAGCCAAGGAGCAAATGGCGGCAGCGGCAGCTCTGAGAG TGCGCAGCAACGACAGCGGCTTCCAGCACAGCAGGGAGCAGCTGGCCTCTGCCGTCTCAGCCAGCACCTTGTATGAGCCAG agGCTGAAAGGCCTGAGGCTGCTGCTTCCCGAGACGCCCGTCCAGATGTTCCGGGGCTGCAGCTGTACTTGGCCTCCTTCCAGAAGAGCCTTCCTGGCATGGCCGAGGCGCTGGCACACGGGGCGGACGTCAACTGGGTCAATGCAGCAGAGGGCAGGTCCACGCCGCTGATCCAGGCCGTCCTGGGG GGCTCCTTGGTCACTTGTGAATTCCTGCTCCAGAACGGGGCCAACGTGAACCTCCGGGACGCCAAGGGCAGGGGCCCCCTCCACCATGCCACCGTCTTGGGGCACACCGG gCAGGTGTGTTTGTTCCTGAAACGGGGCGCCAACCAACATGCCACGGACGAGGAAGGGAAGGACCCCCTGAGTGTGGCCATTGAAGCTGCCAACGCGGATATAGTGACGCT GCTGCGCTTAGCGAGGATGAACGAGGAGATGCGGGAATCCGAGGGACTCTACGGCCAGCCAG GAGATGAAACCTACCAGGACATCTTTCGAGACTTCTCACAAATGGCGTCCAATAACCCGGAGAAGCTAAACCGCTTTCATCCGTCAGATGTGCAGAAGCCCTGA
- the ACAP2 gene encoding arf-GAP with coiled-coil, ANK repeat and PH domain-containing protein 2 isoform X1 → MRVAVDFEECLKDSPRFRAALEDVEGDVTELEQKLDKLVKLCIAMIDTGKAFCLANKQFIHGIQDLAQYSSKDALVETSLTKFSDSLQEMINYHTILFDQTQRSIKAQLQTFVKEDIRKFKDAKKQFEKVSEEKENALAKNAQVPRTKQHEVEEATNILTATRKCFRHIALDYVLQINVLQSKRRSEILKSMLSFMYAHLAFFHQGYDLFSELGPYMKDLGAQLERLAVDAVREKKEMEHKHSTIQQKDFASDDPMLEYNVDAASGVVMEGYLFKRASNAFKTWNRKKPDGIRRWFSIQNNQLVYQKKFKDNPTVVVEDLRLCTVKHCEDIERRFCFEVVSPTKSCILQADSEKLRQAWIKAVQASIATAYREKGDSTEVEGKPSPSRGSPETGAEPKEKLLKGESSLQRVQSIPGNAVCCDCGLADPRWASINLGITLCIECSGIHRSLGVHFSKVRSLTLDSWEPELLKLMCELGNEIINRVYEANVEKMGVKKPQPGSQRQEREEYIRAKYVEKRFVERCPAVSAASGGKPRPRSQGPQRHSGSPEGRAEEEEAPPTAKEQMAAAAALRGVGVSSDEVRRESLFCPDELDSLFSYFDTASKLRSMRSNDSGFQHSREQLASAVSASTLYEPEAERPEAAASRDARPDVPGLQLYLASFQKSLPGMAEALAHGADVNWVNAAEGRSTPLIQAVLGGSLVTCEFLLQNGANVNLRDAKGRGPLHHATVLGHTGQVCLFLKRGANQHATDEEGKDPLSVAIEAANADIVTLLRLARMNEEMRESEGLYGQPGDETYQDIFRDFSQMASNNPEKLNRFHPSDVQKP, encoded by the exons ATGAGGGTGGCCGTGGACTTCGAGGAGTGCCTCAAGGACTCGCCCCGCTTCAG GGCTGCTTTGGAAGATGTGGAAGGAGATGTAACAGAGCTAGAGCAGAAGCTGGACAAG TTAGTGAAGCTTTGCATTGCGATGATCGACACGgggaaggccttctgcctggcaaACAAGCAGTTCATCCATGGCATTCAGGACCTGGCTCAGTATTCCAGCAAGGATGCCCTCGTGGAG acCAGCTTGACGAAGTTCTCCGACAGCCTCCAAGAGATGATCAATTACCACACT ATCCTGTTTGACCAAACACAAAGATCAATTAAAGCGCAGCTTCAGACGTTCGTCAAAGA AGATATCAGAAAGTTCAAAGATGCCAAGAAGCAGTTTGAGAAAGTCAGCGAAGAGAAGGAGAATGCCCTGGCCAAGAACGCCCAGGTCCCACGGACCAAGCAGCACGAGGTGGAAGAGGCCACCAACATCCTGACGGCCACCAGGAAGTGCTTCCGTCACATCGCTCTCGACTACGTCCTGCAG ATTAACGTTCTTCAGTCAAAGAGGAGATCAGAGATCCTAAAATCG ATGCTGTCCTTCATGTATGCCCACCTGGCCTTTTTCCATCAAGGCTACGACCTTTTCAGTGAACTTGGACCCTACATGAAAGACCTTGGAGCTCAG CTTGAGAGGCTGGCTGTAGATGCtgtgagggagaagaaggagatgGAGCACAAACACTCCACCATTCAGCAAAAG GACTTTGCCAGCGATGACCCTATGCTAGAGTACAATGTGGATGCCGCCAGTGGCGTCGTCATGGAAGGCTACCTCTTCAAGCGAGCCAGCAATGCCTTCAAGACCTGGAACAG GAAAAAGCCCGATGGCATCAG GCGCTGGTTCTCCATCCAGAACAATCAGCTGGTCTACCAGAAGAAATTTAAG GATAACCCCACGGTGGTCGTGGAAGACCTTCGGCTCTGCACAGTCAAGCACTGCGAAGACATTGAGAGGCGCTTCTGCTTTGAGGTCGTCTCCCCAACCAA GAGCTGCATCCTTCAGGCAGACTCGGAGAAGCTGCGGCAAGCGTGGATTAAGGCGGTGCAGGCCAGCATTGCCACGGCCTACAGGGAGAAAGGGGACAGCACAGAG GTGGAGGGGAAGCCGTCCCCTTCCAGGGGGAGCCCGGAAACGGGCGCGGAACCCAAAGAAAAGCTGCTGAAAGGAGAGAGCTCTCTCCAGAGGGTGCAGAGCATTCCCGGCAATGCTGTCTGCTGCGACTGCGGCCTGGCAGACCCCCGGTGGGCCAGCATCAACCTGGGCATCACGCTGTGCATTGAGTGCTCTGGCATCCACAG GAGCCTGGGTGTCCATTTCTCCAAAGTTCGCTCCTTGACGCTTGACTCCTGGGAGCCAGAGCTGCTCAAG CTGATGTGTGAATTGGGAAATGAGATCATCAACAGGGTATATGAAGCAAACGTGGAGAAGATGGGCGTCAAGAAGCCTCAGCCTGGAAGCCAGAG GCAGGAGAGGGAGGAGTACATCCGCGCCAAGTACGTGGAGAAGAGGTTTGTGGAGAGGTGTCCTGCTGTCTCTGCTGCCTCCGGAGGGAAACCTCGCCCTCGGAGCCAGGGGCCTCAAAGGCACAGCGGCAGCCCGGAGGGGAGAGCCGAGGAAGAGGAGGCCCCCCCAACAGCCAAGGAGCAAATGGCGGCAGCGGCAGCTCTGAGAG GGGTTGGTGTCAGTAGCGACGAGGTGAGGCGGGAATCCCTGTTCTGCCCCGATGAGCTAGATTCACTCTTCTCCTACTTTGATACTGCCTCAAAGCTGCGGAGTA TGCGCAGCAACGACAGCGGCTTCCAGCACAGCAGGGAGCAGCTGGCCTCTGCCGTCTCAGCCAGCACCTTGTATGAGCCAG agGCTGAAAGGCCTGAGGCTGCTGCTTCCCGAGACGCCCGTCCAGATGTTCCGGGGCTGCAGCTGTACTTGGCCTCCTTCCAGAAGAGCCTTCCTGGCATGGCCGAGGCGCTGGCACACGGGGCGGACGTCAACTGGGTCAATGCAGCAGAGGGCAGGTCCACGCCGCTGATCCAGGCCGTCCTGGGG GGCTCCTTGGTCACTTGTGAATTCCTGCTCCAGAACGGGGCCAACGTGAACCTCCGGGACGCCAAGGGCAGGGGCCCCCTCCACCATGCCACCGTCTTGGGGCACACCGG gCAGGTGTGTTTGTTCCTGAAACGGGGCGCCAACCAACATGCCACGGACGAGGAAGGGAAGGACCCCCTGAGTGTGGCCATTGAAGCTGCCAACGCGGATATAGTGACGCT GCTGCGCTTAGCGAGGATGAACGAGGAGATGCGGGAATCCGAGGGACTCTACGGCCAGCCAG GAGATGAAACCTACCAGGACATCTTTCGAGACTTCTCACAAATGGCGTCCAATAACCCGGAGAAGCTAAACCGCTTTCATCCGTCAGATGTGCAGAAGCCCTGA
- the XXYLT1 gene encoding xyloside xylosyltransferase 1 translates to MARLAGSPASLLRPPPCALAAAAALAVLCALYYARSPAPPEPRAPPPPPASAPPAPAAASVGESKAKAGEELLAGAAGAAAGAAGEAELHVLLLLAKAERNAALRSKAEAALRSLARFAKLGPRQALVLHLLSDAPSRPVGKAVLRDALRSAQFQHKVVFHDVDVVAEKLLPLVEAMQKLFSAGAGTYYGDSLFFLSLAMHRVLPKEISRIIQVDLDVEYRTNIRELFEEFDNFPEGAVIGIVHEMQPVYRHLFWQYRQEHPGTKVGEPPPDGLPGFNSGVLLLNLEAMRHSELYNRLLEPGAAQRLADQFHFRGHLGDQDFFTLVGMAHPELFHVLDCTWNRQLCSWWREHGYRDVFDHYFRCDGHVRIYHGNCNTPIPQE, encoded by the exons atGGCGCGTCTGGCCGGGTCTCCGGCGTCGCTGCTGCGGCCCCCTCCGTGcgcgctggcggcggcggcggcgctggccGTGCTGTGCGCCCTCTACTACGCGCGCTCGCCCGCCCCGCCGGAGCCCCGCGCGCCGCCCCCGCCGCCCGCCTCCGCCCCGCCTGCCCCGGCCGCCGCCTCGGTGGGGGAGAGCAAGGCCAAGGCGGGCGAGGAGCTGCTGGCCGgggcggcgggggcggcggcgggggcggcgGGCGAGGCCGAGCTGcacgtgctgctgctgctggccaagGCGGAGCGCAACGCGGCGCTGCGATCCAAGGCCGAGGCGGCGCTGCGCTCGCTGGCGCGCTTCGCCAAGCTGGGCCCGCGCCAGGCCCTCGTGCTGCACCTGCTCAGCGACGCGCCCAGCCGCCCCGTCGGGAAGGCCGTCCTCCGCGACGCGCTGCGCAGCGCGCAGTTCCAGCACAAG GTGGTCTTCCACGACGTGGACGTGGTGGCCGAgaagctgctgcccctggtcgaGGCCATGCAGAAGCTCTTCAGCGCCGGCGCCGGAACCTACTATGGCgactccctcttcttcctctcgcTGGCCATGCACCGCGTCCTGCCCAAAG AGATTTCGCGGATCATTCAGGTGGACCTTGATGTGGAGTACAGGACCAACATCCGGGAACTCTTTGAAGAGTTTGACAACTTCCCAGAAGGGGCCGTGATTGGCATCGTCCACGAGATGCAGCCCGTCTATCG GCACCTCTTCTGGCAGTACCGCCAGGAGCACCCGGGGACCAAGGTGGGGGAGCCCCCGCCGGACGGCCTCCCCGGATTCAACAGCGGGGTCCTCCTGCTGAACCTGGAGGCCATGCGCCACTCGGAGCTCTACAACCGCCTGCTGGAGCCGGGCGCCGCCCAGCGCCTGGCGGACCAGTTCCACTTCCGGGGCCACCTGGGCGACCAGGACTTCTTCACGCTGGTGGGCATGGCTCACCCGGAGCTCTTCCACGTCCTCGACTGCACCTGGAACCGGCAGCTCTGCTCCTGGTGGCGTGAGCACGGCTACCGCGACGTCTTTGACCACTACTTCCGCTGCGACGGCCATGTCCGGATCTACCACGGCAACTGCAACACGCCCATCCCCCAGGAGTAG